The following is a genomic window from Capnocytophaga stomatis.
TGGAACGATGAACATTTTGCTTTCTACGGAAGATATATCAACGCTAAGGATGTAACAGAAAAACTCATTGATTTTGAACTTCTTAAATCATACTTTCAGCAAACATATAAACCTTTAATGGACGGTTTGGAACAGTTTGAAAATCAACCTAAAAGCAATATTGTAGAACTTTCATTTTTGTCACTGCACGAGATTTATCATTGTGGACAAATCGGGTATGCTCGCCGATTGTTAGGAAAAGAAGGTATGATAAAATAGTTAATTTCTAACTTAAAATCTTGCCTTATGGCAAGATTTTTTTCGTTCTAACTGCTTATTTTTGCTCTTAATAATTAAAACGATAAAAAAATGGCAACAAGAATCAATCCGTATTTGAATTTTAATGGGAATTGCGAAGAGGCGTTTAATTTTTACAAAAAGGCTTTCGGGGGCGATTTTACAATGGTGGTTCGTTCTGATGAAACTCCGATGGAAGTGGCTGAAAATGAGAAAAACCGCGTGATGTACATTGAGCTTCCCATAGGCGAAAACGATAAACTAATGGGTTCGGACATTTTCGAATCGCTTGGGCAAAAACTTGTTACGGGCAATCACAACTATGTGAGTATTTCCGTAGATAGCAAAGCCGAAGCCGACCGTCTTTTCCACGCACTTTCCGAAGGAGGCGAAATAGAAATGCCTATGGAAGAGCAGTTTTTTGGCTATTTCGGAGATTTCAAAGATAAGTTCGGTATCTCTTGGATGATTATTTTTGAAGGGTGAAACTTTTACCACACATAGACCTATTTTCACAGACGACCTCAAAGACTACCAATTCTATGAACTCTATGCAAGAAGGAAAATGTATTTGAGTAAGTAGGGAATAGAAAATAGGGATTAGGCAATAGTAGGGGCGAAAATTTTTTCGCCCTTATTTTTTATAATTTTCCGACACGTTTATAAACTTTACAAAATTTCTTTTGCAACAGAGATAAAAAAAATCTTTTCAAAAAACAATTTCGCAAGATAGGAAAAACAAAATTCTTTTAAACCTTATTACCTTTGTTTCAGAAATTTAAAAGACACAATACTGATGAATACAAAATCTACACAAGCGGACTATCACGAGCGTATCAACCGAGTTCTCGAATACATCGGCACTCATTTAGATGAAAAAATAGAACTGAAAACCCTTGCCGAAATTGCTAATTTTTCAGAGTTTCATTTCCATCGCATTTTCAAAGCCTTTGTAAATGAATCTGTTGGTGCTTACATTACGCGTCTGCGGGTAGAGGCTTCGGCGATTTTGCTCCGATATTCTAATCTGTCGGTTGAGCAGATTTCGGAAAGAGTTGGCTATGAGATGCTTTCGTCTTTATCCAAATCCTTTAAAAAGTTTTACGGCGTAAGTCCTACCGAATACAGAAACAATAAAACAGTATATATTATGAGAAAAGAAGAATTTATTGCGGAAATCAAACTGAAAGCTCCAAAAATCATTGATTTAGAGCCGAAAAAAGTTGTTTATATTGCCCTTACAGGAACTTACGGAACACTCAATTACGGCGATACTTACGCCAAACTTTGGGCTTTCGTTAAGGAAAATAAGCTCTTTACGGCAGGTATTGAACATATTTGCATCTCGCACGATGACCCTAAAATTACGGAGGGAGACAAACAGCGGTCAGACATCTGTTTGGCGATTCACAAACCTGCCAAGCCTCAGGGCGAGGTTGGGGTGAAAGAAATTGAGGGAGGCAAATACGCCGTTTTTCACTATCAGGGTGCATACGACAATTTAGGGAAAGTGTACGACACAATTTTCGGAAAATGGTTGCCCGAAAGCGGTTACGAACTTCGCAGTATTGTTCCTTTTGAAAAATATTTGAACGATGCCCGAAAAACACCGCCTGAAAAACTTAAAACCGAAATCTATTTACCCATAAAATAATTAGCTATGACACTTACAAAAACAGAAAAAACAATCGGAATGGTGTTGGCTTTTTTACTGTTATTGCTGACATTCAGTGGCTCGTGGTATTTCTTTGCACAGCTGAAAGTAAGCCTGTTACAATGGGCGATGCTGAACGCTTGTTCGCCTTCAAGTTTGGTATATTTGCTTTGTTTTCTGCTGTTTATATGGAAGAAAAAAGCAGTTTTGTTGCCTCTTGCCCTCTTGCCGATGTATTATTTCGGAACGATGGGAATGTTTACTTTTGGTTGGAGCGGAGCCAATATTTTTGCTCAAATGTCGCATATCGTGATGACTTTGAATATTGTATGGGTGATTTATCTTTTTGTGAAAAACGCAAATTATCAGGCGTTTGCCAAAGGATTGCTATGGAGTATTTTGCTTTTTGTTCCTTATATCGCTTATGTGATGTACTATTGTCGAATCCACGCCGAAGATGTTTCTAAGCTATTACAGATGAATTAATTATAAAATTTTATTTTCTTAAAGAATACCCAATACAACTCCACCCCCACAGACGCCCTTACGGCGTCTTTTCTTTTTAACAGCATTTTAATACTAATCCGCTGAATTTTTACCACTTACGGCACGGATATTGCTGCATATATAACAAGAAATCCCTGTGAGAGATGAATGTTTACCCATAGGATTTTGATAATTCCCGTACAGAAAAGCATTCTTACAACAGGGAAGCAAGGTTTGACCTGCATTATATAAGTTATGACCCATAGGAAATCAATATTTACCAACAGGAAATGAATTCTGACTGACAAGAAATCAATCTTGACTGACAATAAATGGATTCTGACCGATAAAAAATGGATTCTGACCGGTAAAAATCCATTTCCTGCAAGTAAAAATCTATAAAATCAATAGAAAATTAAAAGTTTAACACCAAAAACACAATTATTATGAACGAGAATTTACATCAGAACGAACAAAACTTGAATCAGAATGACCAAAATCTGAATCAAAATGAGCAAACACCAACTCCGAAGAAGCGAAACGTGCATATTTCAATGGAGGAATGGATTCAGAGAATGCGATTGGCATTTTCTAACGGGAAACTGCCTAACATTCAGGAGCAAATGAGTCTGCTGGGCTATACTACTGAAAAACTTGACGGGCTTTTAGCCAAAGTAGAACGTTTGCAAGAATTACATCAAACTCAAAAAACGGAATATGCCGAGCAATACGCTGAAACGCAGAAGTTCGACCAAAAGTTTACGGAAATTAACGATTTGTACACCAAACATTTAGCTTTCTGTAAAATTCTTTTCAAAGGTGATACGTTGGCAAGTGCTTCGCTCGACTTTGCAGGCAAACGCAAAACGGCGTACAGCGATTGGTTGGTGCAAGTGGGGAATTTCTATTCGCAATTGCTCAAAAACCCGAACTTTATGACCAAATTGCAGGGCATCAACATCAAGGAAGAAGACCTTAAAGCGGCTCAAAATCGGCTTTCGGAAATCATCGCCTTGAAAGAAAGTCAGAAAAAAGAAACCGCTGAAGCCCAAAAAGCCACCGAAGCCCGTGACAAATTCTTCGATGAGCTTTACCCGCAGTACAGCGAGTTTGTCGCCTATGCCAAAGTTGCCCTTTCGCAAAGCCAAGACCTTGAAGCCTTGGGCATTGTTACCAAAAGAGGCTAAAGAATTAAAAAATTATCGGTAAGGACGTCTGTCGTGGCGTCTTTACTTTTCTTATATCGGTAATGGATTGAAATCTGTTTGGGTTTTTATCTTTTTGTTCTTTTGACTTAAATCAAAAATGCTGACTTTACTCAATGTTATAGGCACTTTGTCAAACTGAGCGAAGTCGAAGTTTTTATCCTAATATTCTTTCAAAAAAAGTCATAAAATTTATATCTTTGAACCGTAAAATTATCTTTGAAAAATAAGTCGTGGAAGAGAAGAAAACGTTTAGTTTGTTGGTTTATAGATTAAATAGAGCGCTTATAAGTATTTTTATTTTCCCTCTATTGATATTTATTGCTATTATCTTAGCTGTATATATTAAAATTCCGTATCTCAAATGGATAATTTCTTCGCTCGTTTTCATTGGGCTGACTTTATTGCTAATATATTCTATAGTCAGCCGACTTATAGTAACTGTTGAAAACAACAAACTTGTATTTCATTGGAACAAGAAGTTGATATTTAATTACAAAGAGATTCCTACGATTGATATTTCGGAAATAACAGCACTTGTTTTTGATGATGAAGGAAGAAATGTGCTTCATAAGATTGTAACCAGGAACAAAACTATTGCTTTTGTATGTAAAAATTCCTACCCACTGTTTAAAAGCGATACCAAACAATTCGTTGATTTTCTCAAAAGTGAAATAACTGACTTGAAAATCAAAGATGAATTGGACCTTTGGGCAGAAAAAGGGTATTTAATTTGGGCATATCGCATCAATACGGTATTGTTAGTATTGATTCCACTTGTAACTATTGTTATTAGCATTATGAAAGGGGGAAAGCCAAAACAATTATTACTATTGTTTGTTATTCTCCCAAAATTGATAATATATCAATTTGTAATGACAAAAAAAATAAAGAAAAATAGGAAAGAATAGTGTATAATTATGGTAAGAATGAAACTATTTTCGGTTAGTCTAAAACTCTGAAAGAGCGGAAGGAGTATCGTTTTAGTATTTATTAATTCAGAGCGAGTAAAAATGGAAATACCAACGGATTTGATTTATAAATATTTTTCAGAAATAACCTTCTCAAAGGGAGATTATCTGCTCAGAGCGGGCGAAATTGAAAAATATCTTTACTACATTGAAAGCGGAATGGTGCGAATATTTCACTATGATTTCCGAAAGGATAAAGAAACAACCGTTGATTTTATTTTTCCGAATCAGTTTTGTTTGTCGTACGAATCTTTTCGTGACTGCACGCCCTCGCTTTTGGAACTTCAAGCCATAAGTGATGTCCGTG
Proteins encoded in this region:
- a CDS encoding AraC family transcriptional regulator encodes the protein MNTKSTQADYHERINRVLEYIGTHLDEKIELKTLAEIANFSEFHFHRIFKAFVNESVGAYITRLRVEASAILLRYSNLSVEQISERVGYEMLSSLSKSFKKFYGVSPTEYRNNKTVYIMRKEEFIAEIKLKAPKIIDLEPKKVVYIALTGTYGTLNYGDTYAKLWAFVKENKLFTAGIEHICISHDDPKITEGDKQRSDICLAIHKPAKPQGEVGVKEIEGGKYAVFHYQGAYDNLGKVYDTIFGKWLPESGYELRSIVPFEKYLNDARKTPPEKLKTEIYLPIK
- a CDS encoding VOC family protein, with the protein product MATRINPYLNFNGNCEEAFNFYKKAFGGDFTMVVRSDETPMEVAENEKNRVMYIELPIGENDKLMGSDIFESLGQKLVTGNHNYVSISVDSKAEADRLFHALSEGGEIEMPMEEQFFGYFGDFKDKFGISWMIIFEG